One window of Nocardia sp. NBC_00508 genomic DNA carries:
- a CDS encoding lipid-transfer protein: MTNKVYVVGVGMTKFEKPGRRRVEEADGTTRAWDYPDMARESGSKALADAGIAYDLVEQAYVGYVYGESTSGQRAVYELGMTGIPVVNVNNNCSTGSTALYLAAQAIRGGLAECTLALGFEKMQPGSLGSTWDDREQPMAKHIMALAEISEVLFPVAPWMFGAAGREHMKQYGTTAEHFAKIGYKNHKHSVNNPYSQFQDEYTLDDILGSRMIYDPLTKLQCSPTSDGSGAVILASEDFVDAHDLAGQAVEIVGQAMTTDFASTFDDTAKNLIGYDMNVQAARKVYQQSGLGPDDFQVIELHDCFSANELLLYEALGLCGEGEAGQLIDDDQTSYGGKWVVNPSGGLISKGHPLGATGLAQCSELTWQLRGAAGKRQVDDVTAALQHNIGLGGAAVVTAYQRAVR, encoded by the coding sequence ATGACGAACAAGGTTTACGTCGTCGGCGTCGGCATGACGAAATTCGAGAAGCCGGGCCGCCGCCGCGTCGAGGAAGCCGACGGCACCACCCGGGCCTGGGACTATCCGGACATGGCCAGGGAATCGGGCAGCAAGGCGCTCGCGGACGCGGGCATCGCCTACGACCTGGTGGAACAGGCCTATGTCGGCTACGTATACGGCGAATCCACGTCGGGTCAGCGCGCCGTCTACGAACTCGGGATGACCGGCATCCCGGTGGTCAATGTGAACAACAACTGCTCCACCGGCTCGACCGCGCTGTACCTTGCGGCGCAGGCGATCCGGGGCGGTCTGGCCGAGTGCACGCTGGCGCTGGGCTTCGAGAAGATGCAGCCCGGCTCGCTCGGATCCACCTGGGACGACCGTGAGCAGCCGATGGCCAAGCACATCATGGCGCTCGCCGAGATCTCCGAGGTGCTGTTCCCGGTGGCGCCGTGGATGTTCGGCGCGGCGGGCCGCGAGCACATGAAGCAGTACGGCACTACCGCCGAGCACTTCGCGAAGATCGGCTACAAGAACCACAAGCACTCGGTGAACAACCCGTACTCGCAGTTCCAGGACGAGTACACGCTCGATGACATCCTCGGCTCCCGGATGATCTACGACCCGCTCACCAAACTGCAGTGCTCGCCGACCTCCGACGGGTCCGGCGCGGTGATCCTGGCGAGCGAGGATTTCGTGGACGCGCACGATCTCGCCGGGCAGGCGGTGGAGATCGTCGGCCAAGCGATGACCACCGACTTCGCCTCGACGTTCGACGACACCGCCAAGAATCTCATCGGCTACGACATGAATGTGCAAGCGGCACGGAAGGTTTACCAGCAGTCCGGGCTCGGCCCGGACGACTTCCAGGTCATCGAGCTGCACGACTGTTTCTCCGCGAACGAACTGCTGCTGTACGAAGCGCTCGGCCTGTGTGGCGAGGGCGAGGCCGGGCAGCTGATCGACGACGACCAGACCTCCTACGGCGGTAAATGGGTGGTGAATCCGTCCGGCGGCCTGATCTCCAAGGGCCATCCGCTCGGCGCGACCGGCTTGGCGCAGTGCTCGGAGTTGACCTGGCAGCTGCGCGGCGCCGCGGGCAAACGCCAAGTGGACGACGTCACCGCTGCCCTGCAACACAACATCGGTCTCGGCGGCGCCGCCGTCGTCACCGCCTATCAGCGCGCGGTCCGCTGA
- a CDS encoding TetR/AcrR family transcriptional regulator: MRTRLLDATVDCLVEYGYAGTTTPRVAERAGVTRGAQVHHFGSKTDLVVAAISHLAQLRAETAMREMSRVEAGDDPVAAALEFLWDLHQGPLFIATVELWVAGRTDPVLAAAMEKVEPFVNNAVLLAVARFVPDDVRRKEARDFIYTAMDALRGILISNFVDPDTERAQRRWRRASAHLHEIAVRALAVRRAE, encoded by the coding sequence ATGCGCACCCGGTTGCTCGATGCGACGGTGGACTGCCTGGTCGAGTACGGGTACGCGGGAACCACGACACCGCGGGTGGCGGAACGGGCCGGGGTGACCCGCGGTGCTCAGGTGCATCACTTCGGCTCGAAGACCGACCTGGTGGTGGCGGCGATCAGCCATCTGGCGCAGCTGCGCGCCGAGACCGCCATGCGGGAGATGTCCCGGGTCGAGGCCGGTGACGATCCGGTGGCGGCGGCGCTGGAGTTCCTGTGGGATCTCCACCAGGGTCCGCTGTTCATCGCGACCGTCGAGCTGTGGGTGGCCGGGCGAACCGACCCGGTGCTTGCCGCTGCGATGGAGAAGGTCGAGCCATTCGTCAACAACGCCGTCTTGCTGGCCGTCGCCCGATTCGTGCCCGACGACGTGCGCCGCAAGGAGGCGCGCGACTTCATCTACACGGCGATGGACGCGCTGCGCGGCATCCTGATCTCGAATTTCGTCGACCCGGATACCGAACGCGCACAGCGCCGCTGGCGGCGCGCCTCGGCACACCTGCACGAGATCGCCGTCCGCGCTCTCGCCGTCCGCCGCGCCGAATAG
- a CDS encoding toxin glutamine deamidase domain-containing protein gives MNRPLFAALDEVRRKLKSLLGPARDADDGRLTGSEAVHGFYRAESETWRKGADEYDRVDTEGAAKVAGIASETAGLTPAPARFSTSSVPLAEIRPAGVSRLIRNAHQPTRAEADAMRRAYDAQATIMSRIGDRPPTLAEVRELLALVNPTRSRTAGNCMECSWAVRDIFAGRPAVAGPSGAQKFIEPSTERFHGDSHHEIHESISEELHQPGQIAIMSGNRYSDAFGHHYNVANIDGEIYYLDGQTGTVTDENIVPDGDYYVVFPIHDKDP, from the coding sequence ATGAACAGGCCGCTGTTCGCTGCCTTGGACGAGGTACGACGCAAATTGAAGAGTTTGCTCGGACCCGCGCGGGACGCCGATGATGGGCGTCTCACTGGCAGCGAGGCGGTGCATGGGTTCTACCGAGCTGAGTCCGAGACCTGGCGCAAAGGGGCGGATGAGTACGATCGCGTCGACACTGAAGGCGCCGCAAAGGTCGCTGGCATCGCCTCCGAGACGGCAGGACTCACCCCCGCGCCCGCGCGATTCAGCACATCATCTGTGCCGCTCGCCGAGATACGCCCAGCAGGGGTGTCCCGGTTGATCCGCAATGCGCATCAACCGACGCGAGCCGAGGCGGATGCCATGCGGCGAGCCTACGACGCCCAGGCCACGATCATGTCCCGGATCGGTGACCGGCCACCAACCCTCGCCGAAGTGCGCGAACTGCTGGCGCTGGTCAACCCGACCAGATCACGGACGGCGGGCAACTGTATGGAGTGCTCGTGGGCGGTGCGCGATATTTTTGCCGGGCGGCCCGCGGTCGCGGGGCCGAGCGGTGCCCAGAAGTTCATCGAGCCCTCGACGGAACGTTTCCATGGCGACAGCCACCACGAGATTCACGAATCGATATCCGAGGAACTACACCAGCCCGGCCAGATCGCGATCATGTCGGGGAACCGATACTCCGATGCCTTCGGACATCACTACAACGTCGCCAACATCGACGGAGAGATCTACTATCTCGACGGCCAAACCGGCACCGTGACAGATGAGAACATCGTCCCGGACGGCGACTACTACGTCGTGTTCCCGATACACGACAAAGACCCATGA
- a CDS encoding RidA family protein, which produces MTDPAPAIDPRANVADIAVFDSPDLPAPLGHYSHVAVHAGLAYISGQLPLSREGVTLVDQPFEVQVRQVLSNLDHCLKTIGIDRARLVQVMVHVTDIDEWPTFDALYREWIGDHRPARAVAGANALHYGAAVEVHAVAAVNPAT; this is translated from the coding sequence ATGACCGACCCGGCTCCGGCCATCGATCCGCGCGCGAACGTCGCCGACATCGCGGTGTTCGACAGCCCCGACCTGCCCGCACCGCTCGGTCACTACTCGCACGTCGCGGTCCACGCTGGGCTGGCCTACATCTCCGGGCAGCTACCCCTGAGCAGAGAGGGCGTTACGCTGGTCGATCAACCGTTCGAGGTGCAAGTGCGGCAGGTTCTGTCGAACCTCGATCACTGTCTGAAGACCATCGGGATCGACCGCGCCCGCCTGGTGCAGGTCATGGTCCACGTCACCGACATCGACGAATGGCCCACGTTCGACGCGCTCTACCGGGAGTGGATCGGTGATCATCGCCCGGCCCGGGCAGTCGCCGGTGCCAACGCACTGCATTACGGCGCCGCGGTGGAAGTCCACGCGGTCGCCGCCGTGAATCCGGCCACTTGA
- a CDS encoding dicarboxylate/amino acid:cation symporter: protein MKNKTSAFIVGAIALGIGAGLSCHYLVGSAEAREIVVGALDTVTHLFLNLVKMVVAPLIFATIVSGVTGATESLRLGNLTARCLAWFFSASILVGVVGFTLAHLMGVGHGLHLVATGEDSGLDTALNYSTLISDIAPQSFVKALAENKPMQILVFGVFFGAALLALKRTGRAKIANAIDELATVMLKVTGYVMKLAPIGVFTALGSAFAEQGLDAFATYGMFIAGFYAALASLWGLLVGIGAIFLGRAVFRLMAALREPAFIAFSTASAEAAFPRLIETLSSYGIDRRITGFVLPMGYAFNLDGSMLYMTFASVFLVNAYEIDLSVPQQIAMVLVLFLSSKGMASVPRGSLVVIAAVAPGFGVPAAGIGILLAIDQILDMGRTATNVIGNGIATAVLGRNPNPGPGDDKGPRVRVDTDEPAATIPVSAS, encoded by the coding sequence ATGAAGAACAAGACGAGTGCCTTCATTGTCGGAGCCATCGCGCTCGGCATCGGCGCGGGGCTGTCGTGTCACTATCTCGTCGGATCGGCGGAAGCAAGAGAGATCGTCGTCGGTGCGCTCGATACCGTCACTCACCTGTTCCTGAACTTGGTCAAGATGGTCGTGGCACCCCTGATCTTCGCCACCATCGTCAGTGGTGTCACCGGAGCGACAGAGTCGCTGCGCCTCGGAAACCTCACCGCCCGCTGCCTGGCGTGGTTCTTCTCCGCGTCGATCCTGGTAGGCGTAGTCGGATTCACCCTCGCCCACCTCATGGGGGTCGGACATGGCCTGCACCTGGTTGCTACCGGCGAGGATTCCGGACTCGACACCGCCCTGAACTACAGCACGTTGATCTCCGATATCGCGCCGCAGAGCTTCGTCAAGGCCCTGGCCGAGAACAAGCCGATGCAGATTCTGGTATTCGGCGTCTTTTTCGGCGCCGCATTGCTCGCCCTCAAACGTACCGGGCGCGCCAAGATCGCCAACGCGATCGACGAACTCGCCACTGTGATGCTCAAAGTTACCGGCTACGTGATGAAGCTGGCGCCGATCGGCGTCTTCACCGCGCTCGGCTCCGCCTTCGCCGAACAGGGCCTGGACGCCTTCGCCACCTACGGAATGTTCATCGCCGGCTTCTATGCCGCCCTTGCGAGCCTGTGGGGTCTGCTTGTCGGCATCGGTGCCATCTTCTTGGGACGGGCGGTCTTTCGTCTCATGGCCGCTCTCCGTGAACCGGCGTTCATCGCCTTCTCCACCGCGAGCGCCGAGGCCGCCTTCCCCCGACTCATCGAAACCCTGAGTTCCTACGGTATCGACCGGCGCATCACCGGATTCGTCCTGCCGATGGGTTACGCGTTCAATCTGGACGGGTCCATGCTTTACATGACGTTCGCCTCGGTGTTCCTCGTCAACGCCTATGAGATCGACCTCAGCGTTCCGCAGCAGATCGCGATGGTGCTCGTACTGTTTCTCAGCAGTAAGGGGATGGCCTCCGTACCCCGTGGTTCGCTCGTCGTCATCGCCGCGGTTGCGCCCGGATTCGGAGTTCCCGCGGCAGGAATCGGCATCCTGCTGGCGATCGATCAAATCCTCGATATGGGCCGCACCGCAACGAACGTCATCGGCAACGGAATCGCCACAGCCGTTCTCGGGCGCAACCCGAACCCGGGCCCGGGTGACGACAAGGGTCCCCGAGTTCGAGTCGACACCGACGAGCCGGCCGCCACAATCCCGGTGTCCGCCAGCTGA
- a CDS encoding helix-turn-helix transcriptional regulator, which yields MAESEDEHLMLEAEKIVVAIGKMFPGLCEVVLHDLTQPEHAIRAIENNLSGRKVGDSVTELGLRRIADPNYPSVIQNYANEFPDGRPVKSTSIGIKNREGKYIGALCLNLDVSTLSPVTLTLSNLLATGEPEVDQVETLRHRNSRELREVIEGFAAERSHIPRSLDREAKRELVKQLHRDGYFDSRSSAQIIGNLLGISRATVYNYAK from the coding sequence ATGGCCGAGTCCGAGGATGAGCACCTGATGCTCGAGGCAGAGAAGATCGTCGTCGCCATCGGGAAGATGTTCCCCGGGTTGTGTGAAGTCGTCCTGCACGATCTCACTCAGCCCGAGCACGCGATCCGGGCGATCGAGAACAATCTCTCCGGACGCAAGGTCGGCGATTCGGTGACCGAACTCGGCCTCCGCAGGATCGCCGACCCCAACTACCCCAGCGTGATCCAGAACTACGCCAATGAGTTCCCCGATGGCCGCCCGGTGAAGAGCACCTCCATCGGCATCAAGAACCGCGAGGGCAAGTACATCGGTGCGCTGTGCCTGAATCTGGACGTGTCGACGTTGTCGCCGGTAACACTCACCCTGTCCAACCTCCTGGCGACAGGCGAGCCCGAGGTCGATCAGGTCGAGACCCTCCGCCACCGCAATTCCCGGGAATTGCGGGAGGTGATCGAGGGTTTCGCCGCCGAACGGTCACACATCCCGCGCAGCCTCGACCGCGAGGCGAAGAGGGAACTCGTCAAGCAGCTGCACAGGGACGGCTACTTCGACTCCCGCAGTTCGGCCCAGATCATCGGAAACTTGCTCGGCATCTCTCGCGCGACGGTGTACAACTACGCGAAGTAG
- a CDS encoding threonine synthase gives MTRAQYVDPVDESRYPLDEPRWCSDARRPMMITAQTGISRGDIVIGDRSLWRYRAAFPVDIADPISLGEGRTPVVQTTWGQHRPYFKLEWFSPTGSFKDRGTSVMLSYLRRAGITSVLEDSSGNGGSSVAGYGAAGGMNVKILAPAYTSPAKIAQVRAYGADVQLVEGPREAAQAEAIRQSETTFYASHNWQPFFLEGTKTLAYEIWEDFGFTAPDNVIMPVGAGSTLLGCYLGFTELLASGQITKLPRLFAAQPLNCSPIDASFQAGVDTPVDRDVRQTIAEGTAIKQPLRLRQIIAALRATAGSTIAITEAEIVEGLRRLCNNGLFAEPTSASAAAAFERLSSAGTITPAESTVVLLTGSGLKAASTAADLLADDSA, from the coding sequence ATGACGCGAGCACAGTACGTGGATCCAGTGGACGAATCCCGGTATCCGCTCGATGAGCCCAGGTGGTGCTCGGACGCACGGCGTCCGATGATGATCACGGCGCAGACCGGGATCTCGCGCGGCGACATCGTCATAGGCGATCGCTCGCTGTGGCGGTATCGCGCCGCGTTCCCCGTGGATATCGCCGATCCCATATCGCTCGGGGAGGGGCGCACTCCCGTCGTCCAGACGACTTGGGGACAGCACCGGCCGTATTTCAAGCTCGAATGGTTCAGCCCGACCGGCAGCTTCAAGGACCGTGGGACGAGCGTCATGCTCTCGTATCTGCGGCGCGCCGGGATTACCTCCGTCCTCGAGGACAGTTCGGGCAACGGCGGGTCTTCGGTGGCGGGATACGGGGCCGCTGGCGGCATGAACGTCAAGATCCTTGCACCGGCCTACACGTCACCGGCGAAGATCGCTCAGGTCAGAGCGTACGGTGCCGACGTCCAGCTGGTCGAAGGACCACGCGAAGCCGCCCAGGCCGAGGCGATCCGGCAATCGGAGACGACGTTCTACGCCAGCCACAACTGGCAGCCCTTCTTCCTCGAGGGCACCAAGACCCTGGCGTACGAGATCTGGGAGGATTTCGGCTTCACCGCCCCCGACAACGTGATCATGCCGGTGGGGGCAGGCAGCACTCTGCTCGGCTGCTACCTCGGCTTCACCGAACTCCTCGCCTCCGGACAGATCACGAAACTCCCCCGGCTCTTCGCCGCACAGCCATTGAATTGCTCCCCGATCGACGCGAGTTTCCAAGCAGGCGTCGATACCCCCGTCGACCGGGACGTCCGTCAGACGATCGCGGAAGGCACCGCGATCAAACAGCCCCTGCGCCTGCGCCAGATCATTGCGGCACTGCGCGCGACCGCGGGAAGCACGATCGCGATCACCGAAGCCGAGATCGTCGAAGGCCTACGCAGGTTGTGCAACAACGGCCTGTTCGCGGAGCCGACCAGCGCAAGCGCCGCCGCCGCCTTCGAACGACTCAGCAGTGCAGGCACGATCACTCCCGCCGAGTCGACCGTCGTCCTGCTCACCGGCAGCGGCCTGAAGGCCGCTTCCACCGCCGCCGACCTTCTCGCGGATGACTCGGCATGA
- a CDS encoding alpha/beta hydrolase has product MSLRRTAFRVFLSTAMLTGALAACTSTEAPAAGIRWEPCAENGAYDCAAVPVPIDWAQRDGATIDIAVVRDRADDPARSIGTLISLPGGPGDSGVDQILRGSRFSAELRSRFDIVSLDPRGVKRSHPVRCDAGLADRPNMVPDSGGRLDEIHSYARALAASCRQHTGPLIDHLDAVSVARDIDAVRAALGDDRISIYGRSYGTLAGQAFAELFPQRLRAMALDSVDDHALDGPDFLAGEARAAQDSFGEFASWCARDELCALHGTDLDRAYGRLVAAAGRGELQNPRMPGKPFGPLELSWLVTRRLYNPDWPELATDLQTLTNQPPDRPAPAAPPQQLGEAAPMPEIFVCSDWRFRILDQDQWARLWREQNDNAPTLRAHFAWGVAALCSGWPTGPQNPPHRPQVIDGPPILVMNSRHDPATPHEWAAAVAANTDRATLLTYEGWGHGVYERNSCTTTAADNYLVDLTPAPAGCPAR; this is encoded by the coding sequence ATGTCTTTGCGTCGCACCGCGTTCCGCGTGTTCTTGAGTACCGCCATGCTCACCGGCGCGTTGGCGGCGTGCACGTCCACCGAGGCGCCCGCGGCCGGTATCCGCTGGGAGCCCTGTGCGGAGAACGGTGCGTACGACTGCGCGGCCGTGCCGGTGCCTATCGACTGGGCACAACGCGATGGGGCGACGATCGATATCGCGGTGGTGCGGGACCGGGCCGATGACCCGGCGCGCAGCATCGGGACGCTGATTTCGCTGCCCGGCGGACCCGGTGACTCCGGTGTGGACCAAATCCTGCGTGGCTCGCGGTTTTCCGCGGAGTTGCGGTCGCGATTCGACATCGTCAGTCTCGATCCGCGCGGCGTGAAACGCAGCCACCCGGTGCGCTGTGATGCCGGGTTGGCCGATCGTCCGAACATGGTGCCCGATTCGGGTGGTCGACTCGATGAGATCCACTCCTACGCACGAGCTCTTGCCGCGAGCTGCCGACAGCACACCGGACCGCTCATCGATCATCTCGACGCGGTGAGCGTTGCGCGGGACATCGATGCGGTGCGTGCCGCGCTCGGCGACGACCGCATCAGCATCTACGGCCGTTCCTACGGGACGCTGGCGGGTCAGGCATTTGCCGAGCTGTTCCCGCAGCGTCTCCGCGCCATGGCCCTCGACAGCGTGGACGATCACGCGCTCGACGGCCCGGATTTCCTCGCCGGTGAAGCCCGTGCCGCGCAGGACTCTTTCGGTGAATTCGCGTCGTGGTGTGCGCGAGACGAACTCTGTGCCCTGCACGGTACCGACCTGGACCGGGCCTACGGCCGGCTCGTCGCCGCGGCCGGACGGGGCGAGCTGCAGAACCCGAGAATGCCCGGCAAACCGTTCGGGCCCCTCGAACTCAGCTGGCTGGTCACCCGGCGGCTATACAACCCTGACTGGCCCGAATTGGCCACCGATCTCCAGACATTGACGAATCAGCCGCCGGACCGCCCCGCCCCGGCGGCACCACCCCAGCAGCTCGGCGAAGCCGCACCGATGCCGGAGATCTTCGTTTGCTCCGACTGGCGATTCCGGATTCTCGACCAGGATCAGTGGGCGCGGCTATGGCGCGAGCAGAACGACAACGCTCCGACCCTGCGCGCTCACTTCGCTTGGGGCGTGGCCGCCCTTTGCTCCGGATGGCCGACCGGACCGCAGAATCCGCCACATCGGCCACAAGTCATCGACGGCCCACCGATCCTGGTCATGAACTCCCGGCACGATCCGGCAACTCCGCACGAGTGGGCCGCCGCGGTAGCAGCGAACACCGACCGCGCGACGTTGCTGACCTACGAAGGCTGGGGCCACGGTGTCTACGAACGAAATTCCTGCACCACGACCGCCGCGGACAACTACCTGGTCGATCTGACCCCGGCCCCGGCAGGCTGCCCGGCCCGCTGA
- a CDS encoding MFS transporter → MLALALGGFGIGTTEFVTMGLLPDIASAMDVSEPTAGHAVSAYALGVVIGAPLIAALCARVGRKRLLVALMVAFTLGNVATVLAPSFETLVLARFVSGLPHGAYFGVASLAAATLAPVGQRAKAVAAVMLGLSAANVVGVPAATWLGQHLGWRDAFVVVAVIGVATVAALLRFVPELTGITMTNPMTELGALRRPQVLMTLLVGAIGFGGMFAVYTYIATTLIDVAGLRAGLVPLVLMLFGVGMVVGNIVGGVLADRGVDRAIFAAMIAMTAILGGFVLAAHNPYTAAFGGLLVGASGAALAPALQTRLMDVAADAQTLAAALNHAALNIANAAGAWLGGLVIAAGLGYTAPALVGAALAATGVLLFIGTVWAARR, encoded by the coding sequence ATGTTGGCATTGGCGCTCGGTGGATTCGGGATCGGGACAACCGAGTTCGTCACCATGGGTTTGCTGCCGGATATCGCCTCGGCCATGGATGTCTCCGAGCCGACCGCGGGGCACGCGGTGTCGGCCTACGCGCTCGGTGTGGTGATCGGTGCACCGCTGATCGCGGCGCTGTGCGCGCGGGTGGGGCGCAAGCGATTGCTGGTCGCGCTCATGGTGGCGTTCACGCTGGGCAATGTGGCCACGGTGCTGGCGCCATCGTTCGAGACGCTGGTGCTGGCGCGGTTCGTCTCGGGGTTGCCGCATGGTGCCTACTTCGGTGTCGCCTCGCTGGCGGCCGCCACGCTCGCACCGGTAGGGCAGCGCGCCAAGGCGGTTGCCGCGGTTATGCTGGGCTTGAGCGCCGCCAACGTTGTCGGCGTTCCCGCAGCTACCTGGCTCGGCCAGCATCTCGGCTGGCGCGACGCGTTCGTGGTGGTGGCGGTGATCGGCGTGGCCACGGTCGCGGCCCTGCTGCGCTTCGTCCCCGAACTCACCGGCATCACGATGACCAATCCGATGACCGAACTCGGCGCCCTACGCCGTCCGCAGGTGCTAATGACGCTGCTGGTCGGGGCCATCGGCTTCGGCGGCATGTTCGCCGTCTACACCTACATTGCCACCACGCTCATCGATGTCGCGGGCCTGCGGGCCGGACTGGTGCCGCTGGTGCTGATGCTGTTCGGCGTCGGCATGGTGGTCGGCAACATCGTCGGCGGCGTCCTCGCCGACCGCGGCGTCGACCGGGCGATCTTCGCGGCGATGATCGCCATGACCGCCATCCTCGGCGGCTTCGTCCTCGCCGCGCACAACCCCTACACCGCCGCCTTCGGCGGACTCCTGGTCGGCGCTTCGGGAGCCGCGCTGGCACCCGCCCTGCAGACTCGCCTGATGGACGTCGCCGCCGACGCCCAAACCCTCGCCGCCGCCCTCAACCACGCCGCCCTGAACATCGCCAACGCCGCAGGCGCCTGGCTCGGCGGCCTGGTAATCGCCGCGGGCCTCGGCTATACGGCACCTGCCCTGGTCGGCGCCGCTTTGGCCGCCACCGGCGTTTTGTTGTTCATTGGGACGGTCTGGGCCGCGCGCAGGTAG
- a CDS encoding recombinase family protein — MTGLRERDVLFGLGSSICYWHDPFGKLFLQTLAMVAEFEADLNHLRTREGMAKARAKGRLEGKQPKLPLAARKTIHRRYHDPDDDASLADLAEEYSVGRSTIHRISGTAPRA; from the coding sequence GTGACCGGCCTGCGTGAGCGCGACGTGCTGTTCGGGCTCGGCAGCTCGATCTGCTACTGGCACGACCCGTTCGGCAAGCTCTTCCTTCAAACCCTCGCCATGGTCGCCGAGTTCGAGGCCGATCTGAACCACCTGCGCACCCGCGAGGGCATGGCCAAGGCCCGCGCGAAGGGCCGACTCGAGGGCAAACAGCCGAAACTGCCTCTCGCCGCACGGAAAACGATCCACCGCCGCTACCACGACCCCGACGACGACGCGAGCCTGGCCGACCTCGCCGAGGAATACAGCGTCGGCCGCTCCACCATCCACCGCATCAGCGGCACCGCGCCACGGGCATAG
- a CDS encoding MFS transporter, protein MSTNQPAQAVPTTGSGGGTPDAGELRTILIAVSIALMAVIASVSGLNVAQTQMAVEFGASQNTILWIINIYTLTLAALLLPLGAIGDRLGRKPMLIAGLAVFGIANVVAGLAPNAEVMLGARVVGGIGAAMIMPITLAVITSTFPEEQRGKAIGVWTGVAGGGGILGMFLSALLVDVADWRWLFVLPVALVIAALATALKAVPNSREHSAHAFDTVGALISVIAVVGLIFVLQEGPERGWTAPATLISLAVGLIATVGFVAWELRRRDAALLDVRLFGARGLAGGSITLLVVFGVQAGIAVVLFPFFQAVLGWSGLLATLAQMPMAVAMMMTSGLAPKLAERIGSRSTMAIGIALGGVGLAQMAGFASVVVGYLSILPGIIAMGVGMGLAMTPSTQAITSSLPREKQGVASALNDVTREFGTALGVALLGALVATGYRNAIDGKLDGIPQDTADTARAGIANAVEAAGGAGSRAQQLVQAAQQSFVDGWQQAMWVGVAVMGALFLYIPAVGPENTVAYPAQDAEAPEPIASR, encoded by the coding sequence ATGAGTACGAACCAACCCGCACAGGCGGTCCCCACCACAGGTAGTGGCGGGGGCACACCGGATGCAGGTGAGCTGCGCACCATTCTGATCGCGGTCTCGATCGCGCTGATGGCTGTCATCGCCTCGGTGTCCGGGCTCAATGTCGCCCAGACCCAGATGGCTGTCGAGTTCGGCGCCTCGCAGAACACCATTCTGTGGATCATCAACATCTACACCCTCACCCTGGCCGCGCTGCTGCTGCCGCTCGGCGCCATCGGCGACCGGCTGGGCCGCAAACCCATGCTGATCGCCGGCCTGGCCGTTTTCGGCATCGCCAACGTCGTCGCGGGGCTGGCTCCCAACGCCGAGGTCATGCTCGGCGCGCGTGTCGTCGGTGGTATCGGCGCGGCCATGATCATGCCCATCACCCTTGCCGTGATCACCTCCACCTTCCCCGAGGAACAGCGCGGGAAAGCGATCGGCGTGTGGACCGGAGTCGCCGGCGGCGGCGGCATCCTCGGCATGTTCCTGTCCGCGCTGCTCGTCGACGTCGCCGACTGGCGCTGGCTGTTCGTCCTTCCCGTGGCGCTGGTCATCGCAGCCCTGGCGACGGCGCTCAAAGCGGTGCCCAACTCCCGCGAGCATTCCGCCCACGCATTCGATACCGTCGGGGCGCTGATTTCCGTTATCGCCGTGGTCGGTCTCATCTTCGTGCTGCAAGAAGGCCCCGAACGCGGCTGGACCGCACCCGCGACACTGATCAGCCTCGCCGTGGGCCTCATCGCCACCGTCGGATTCGTGGCATGGGAGCTGCGCCGCCGCGACGCCGCACTACTGGATGTCCGCCTCTTCGGTGCGCGTGGTCTCGCTGGCGGCTCGATCACGCTGCTGGTGGTCTTCGGTGTCCAAGCAGGTATCGCCGTGGTGCTGTTCCCGTTCTTCCAGGCGGTGCTCGGCTGGTCGGGTCTGCTGGCCACGCTGGCGCAGATGCCCATGGCCGTGGCGATGATGATGACCTCCGGTCTGGCCCCCAAACTGGCCGAGCGCATCGGCTCCCGCTCGACCATGGCGATCGGCATCGCATTGGGCGGCGTCGGCCTGGCGCAGATGGCCGGGTTCGCCTCCGTCGTCGTCGGCTACCTGTCCATCCTGCCGGGCATCATCGCCATGGGCGTCGGCATGGGTCTGGCGATGACTCCCTCCACTCAGGCCATCACCAGCTCCCTGCCGCGAGAGAAGCAGGGCGTGGCCTCCGCTCTCAACGACGTCACCCGCGAGTTCGGCACCGCACTCGGTGTCGCCCTGCTCGGCGCGCTCGTGGCCACCGGCTACCGCAACGCTATCGATGGCAAGCTCGACGGCATCCCGCAGGACACCGCGGATACCGCACGCGCAGGCATCGCCAACGCCGTCGAGGCCGCCGGCGGCGCGGGCTCACGCGCACAACAGCTGGTCCAGGCTGCGCAGCAGTCCTTCGTCGATGGCTGGCAGCAAGCCATGTGGGTGGGTGTCGCCGTGATGGGTGCCCTGTTCCTCTACATCCCCGCCGTCGGCCCGGAGAACACCGTCGCCTACCCAGCGCAGGACGCCGAAGCGCCCGAGCCCATCGCATCGCGCTGA